The Mixophyes fleayi isolate aMixFle1 chromosome 1, aMixFle1.hap1, whole genome shotgun sequence genome includes a region encoding these proteins:
- the IL7R gene encoding interleukin-7 receptor subunit alpha yields the protein MHISALGIIFLLVHASMEQSGDSNETHIDEETEGEVGMEFQCFTKLRIGDIKVFCNTNIPSENRSDILFKFRKNEKSPWVTQKENGTFTVNSGLPTVNICMWKLRSYSACKEYNIFKNAIPEPPENLFINYNYNSEEYIFDIKSAYTGHEYLTDKLIHEVVLRDEAEEWPDCEEQKHETGIPKVCFKTSNDLWVSKRNLNYSTKYEARVRSKPGGNFFDGPWSAWSRTVHFETETEIKTTVEPVTEESEGDLFVIILSTTIVLFLVTIAILLTVFWKRSIKPLVWPEIPDHKSTLEKLCKKPKKDLHISFNPDYFENMPIHKVDYMKAVVRTEDNVQFSTTDIHIEKPIDADDGNNTPSPAEGSRRDFTTTTIHTEQCGDLSNHANASETLGDNTLENAVNSVNDALTSSANVPDNCTPSNDSCPVMSGPGTGPMCSATVKQSNNGLKVLCWEDIYIAMSAFKTPSTAVK from the exons TTGATGAAGAGACTGAAGGAGAAGTTGGGATGGAATTCCAGTGTTTCACCAAGTTACGTATAGGTGATATAAAAGTTTTTTGCAATACCAACATACCTTCAGAGAACAGAAGtgacattttattcaaatttCG CAAAAATGAAAAATCCCCGTGGGTAACTCAGAAAGAAAATGGAACTTTTACAGTGAATTCAGGGTTACCGACTGTTAATATTTGTATGTGGAAATTGAGAAGTTACAGTGCCTGTAAGGAATACAATATATTCAAAAACG CTATCCCTGAACCTCCAGAGAATCTGTTCATCAATTATAATTATAACTCAGAGGAATATATATTCGATATAAAATCAGCTTACACAGGCCATGAATATCTAACGGACAAGTTGATTCATGAAGTTGTTCTCCGCGATGAAGCAGAAGAATGGCCA GACTGTGAGGAACAAAAACATGAAACTGGAATTCCTAAGGTG TGTTTTAAGACTTCAAATGACTTGTGGGTTTCAAAGAGGAATCTTAACTATTCTACAAAGTATGAGGCAAGAGTTAGATCGAAGCCTGGCGGGAATTTCTTTGATGGACCTTGGAGCGCATGGAGTAGAACAGTCCACTTTGAAACTGAAACCGAAATTAAAACTACAGTAGAACCAGTGACAGAGGAATCAG aaGGGGATTTATTTGTGATCATCTTAAGTACTACTATTGTACTTTTCCTGGTAACAATAGCCATATTATTGACAGTGTTTTGGAAAAGAAG TATAAAGCCTCTGGTGTGGCCGGAAATTCCAGATCACAAAAGTACGCTGGAGAAATTATGCAAGAAACCAAAAAAG GATCTTCACATAAGTTTTAATCCTGACTATTTTGAGAACATGCCCATTCATAAAGTAGATTATATGAAAGCAGTGGTCAGGACAGAAGACAATGTTCAGTTCAGTACAACTGACATCCATATAGAAAAACCAATTGATGCTGATGATGGCAATAACACCCCATCTCCAGCAGAGGGCAGCAGAAGAGATTTCACTACTACTACGATTCATACTGAACAGTGCGGAGACCTTTCCAACCATGCGAATGCTAGTGAGACACTTGGAGACAATACATTGGAGAATGCTGTAAATTCTGTTAATGATGCATTGACGTCCAGTGCTAATGTGCCTGATAACTGTACTCCATCAAATGACAGTTGTCCAGTAATGTCAGGTCCTGGGACAGGACCCATGTGTTCGGCTACAGTAAAACAGTCAAACAATGGACTAAAGGTATTATGCTGGGAAGATATTTATATTGCCATGTCAGCTTTTAAGACACCAAGCACTGCTGTAAAATAG